In the genome of Indicator indicator isolate 239-I01 chromosome 8, UM_Iind_1.1, whole genome shotgun sequence, one region contains:
- the COMMD8 gene encoding COMM domain-containing protein 8 — protein MLKLLEKLPPGRASEFLHKIIDGICGRAYPRYQHYSSVWSLPEWMDVLEETRTYFRTAVGKNISHEEAAQLINELNSDCQEAITKCLKGRKEEIRNALVERVNAISSAQLQDFDWQLKLALSSDKISMLQMPLLNLDLDVRENGEIKPVSIEMNKEELQNLINALEAANKVVLQLK, from the exons atgctgaagctgctggagaagctcccgCCGGGACGGGCCTCTGAG TTCCTTCATAAAATAATTGATGGCATATGTGGCCGTGCCTACCCTCGATACCAGCATTACAGCAGTGTTTGGAGCCTGCCGGAGTGGATGGATGTTTTAGAGGAAACTAGGACATATTTCAGAACTGCTGTGGGCAAAAACATATCTCATGAAGAG gcTGCTCAGCTGATAAATGAGCTAAATTCAGACTGCCAAGAAGCAATCACAAAATGTCtaaaaggcagaaaggaagaaattaggAATGCACTGGTGGAAAGAGTGAATGCAATCTcatctgcccagctgcaggactttgACTGGCAGTTAAAG CTTGCTCTCTCCAGTGATAAGATCTCCATGCTGCAAATGCCACTTCTCAACCTTGATTTGGATGTGAGAGAAAATGGGGAAATCAAACCAGTTTCCATCGAGATGAATAAAGAAGAGCTGCAGAACCTCATCAATGCACTGGAAGCCGCCAATAAG GTTGTTTTGCAGCTGAAGTGA